In the genome of Coregonus clupeaformis isolate EN_2021a chromosome 1, ASM2061545v1, whole genome shotgun sequence, one region contains:
- the LOC121578142 gene encoding protein phosphatase 1B-like isoform X2 gives MGAFLDKPKTEKHNAHGEGNGLRYGLSSMQGWRVEMEDAHTATVGLPQGLHDWSFFAVYDGHAGSRVANYASKHLLGHIITHSMGPPGPEGVTPAPAVETVKTGIRTGFLKIDEHMRNFSDLRNGMDRSGSTAVAVLLSPEHLYFINCGDSRAVLYRNTHVCFSTLDHKPCNPREKERIQNAGGSVMIQRVNGSLAVSRALGDYDYKCVDGKGATEQLVSPEPEVFEIERSPEDEFVVLACDGIWDVMSNEELCEFVKSRLEVSQDLEKVCNQVLDTCLHKGSRDNMSVVLVCLPNCPKVSEEAVKKDTELDMFLESRVEEIIEKAGEDGIPDLVTVMRNLSSESIPNLPPGGGLASKHSVMEAVYNRLNPHREVDGNGVDLEDTW, from the exons ATGGGGGCGTTCCTGGACAAGCCCAAGACTGAGAAGCACAATGCCCACGGCGAGGGCAATGGTCTCCGTTATGGCCTGAGCAGCATGCAGGGCTGGCGGGTGGAGATGGAGGACGCCCACACTGCCACGGTGGGTCTACCCCAGGGCCTGCATGACTGGTCCTTCTTCGCTGTCTACGACGGCCACGCCGGCTCCCGCGTGGCTAACTACGCCTCTAAACACCTGCTGGGGCACATCATCACCCACAGCATGGGTCCCCCGGGCCCTGAGGGTGTCACCCCAGCCCCCGCTGTGGAGACGGTCAAGACGGGAATCCGCACCGGCTTCCTGAAGATCGACGAGCACATGAGGAACTTCTCTGACCTGCGTAATGGCATGGACCGCAGTGGCTCGACGGCCGTGGCCGTGCTGCTCTCGCCAGAGCACCTCTACTTCATCAACTGTGGTGACTCACGGGCCGTGCTCTACCGCAACACACACGTCTGCTTCTCCACGCTGGACCACAAGCCCTGCAACCCACGGGAGAAGGAGAGGATCCAGAACGCAGGTGGCTCGGTAatgattcagagggtgaatggttcCCTGGCCGTGTCCCGGGCCCTGGGAGACTACGACTACAAGTGTGTGGATGGGAAGGGCGCCACGGAGCAGCTGGTGTCCCCAGAACCCGAGGTGTTTGAGATCGAGAGGTCCCCGGAGGATGAGTTTGTGGTGCTGGCCTGCGACGGTATCTGGGACGTGATGAGCAACGAGGAGCTGTGCGAGTTTGTCAAGTCCCGTCTGGAGGTGTCTCAGGACCTGGAGAAGGTCTGCAACCAGGTGCTGGACACCTGCCTGCACAAG GGAAGTCGGGATAACATGAgtgttgtgttggtgtgtttgccAAACTGCCCTAAAGTGTCAGAGGAGGCGGTGAAGAAAGATACAGAGCTGGATATGTTCCTGGAGTCTCGTGTGGAAG agATCATAGAGAAGGCGGGAGAGGATGGTATTCCAGACCTGGTGACGGTCATGAGAAACCTGTCCTCAGAGAGCATCCCCAACCTGCCACCAGGGGGAGGCCTCGCCAGCAA
- the LOC121578142 gene encoding protein phosphatase 1B-like isoform X3 produces MGAFLDKPKTEKHNAHGEGNGLRYGLSSMQGWRVEMEDAHTATVGLPQGLHDWSFFAVYDGHAGSRVANYASKHLLGHIITHSMGPPGPEGVTPAPAVETVKTGIRTGFLKIDEHMRNFSDLRNGMDRSGSTAVAVLLSPEHLYFINCGDSRAVLYRNTHVCFSTLDHKPCNPREKERIQNAGGSVMIQRVNGSLAVSRALGDYDYKCVDGKGATEQLVSPEPEVFEIERSPEDEFVVLACDGIWDVMSNEELCEFVKSRLEVSQDLEKVCNQVLDTCLHKGSRDNMSVVLVCLPNCPKVSEEAVKKDTELDMFLESRVEEIIEKAGEDGIPDLVTVMRNLSSESIPNLPPGGGLASKHSVMEAVYNRLNPHREVDGPSCII; encoded by the exons ATGGGGGCGTTCCTGGACAAGCCCAAGACTGAGAAGCACAATGCCCACGGCGAGGGCAATGGTCTCCGTTATGGCCTGAGCAGCATGCAGGGCTGGCGGGTGGAGATGGAGGACGCCCACACTGCCACGGTGGGTCTACCCCAGGGCCTGCATGACTGGTCCTTCTTCGCTGTCTACGACGGCCACGCCGGCTCCCGCGTGGCTAACTACGCCTCTAAACACCTGCTGGGGCACATCATCACCCACAGCATGGGTCCCCCGGGCCCTGAGGGTGTCACCCCAGCCCCCGCTGTGGAGACGGTCAAGACGGGAATCCGCACCGGCTTCCTGAAGATCGACGAGCACATGAGGAACTTCTCTGACCTGCGTAATGGCATGGACCGCAGTGGCTCGACGGCCGTGGCCGTGCTGCTCTCGCCAGAGCACCTCTACTTCATCAACTGTGGTGACTCACGGGCCGTGCTCTACCGCAACACACACGTCTGCTTCTCCACGCTGGACCACAAGCCCTGCAACCCACGGGAGAAGGAGAGGATCCAGAACGCAGGTGGCTCGGTAatgattcagagggtgaatggttcCCTGGCCGTGTCCCGGGCCCTGGGAGACTACGACTACAAGTGTGTGGATGGGAAGGGCGCCACGGAGCAGCTGGTGTCCCCAGAACCCGAGGTGTTTGAGATCGAGAGGTCCCCGGAGGATGAGTTTGTGGTGCTGGCCTGCGACGGTATCTGGGACGTGATGAGCAACGAGGAGCTGTGCGAGTTTGTCAAGTCCCGTCTGGAGGTGTCTCAGGACCTGGAGAAGGTCTGCAACCAGGTGCTGGACACCTGCCTGCACAAG GGAAGTCGGGATAACATGAgtgttgtgttggtgtgtttgccAAACTGCCCTAAAGTGTCAGAGGAGGCGGTGAAGAAAGATACAGAGCTGGATATGTTCCTGGAGTCTCGTGTGGAAG agATCATAGAGAAGGCGGGAGAGGATGGTATTCCAGACCTGGTGACGGTCATGAGAAACCTGTCCTCAGAGAGCATCCCCAACCTGCCACCAGGGGGAGGCCTCGCCAGCAA
- the LOC121578142 gene encoding protein phosphatase 1B-like isoform X1 has product MGAFLDKPKTEKHNAHGEGNGLRYGLSSMQGWRVEMEDAHTATVGLPQGLHDWSFFAVYDGHAGSRVANYASKHLLGHIITHSMGPPGPEGVTPAPAVETVKTGIRTGFLKIDEHMRNFSDLRNGMDRSGSTAVAVLLSPEHLYFINCGDSRAVLYRNTHVCFSTLDHKPCNPREKERIQNAGGSVMIQRVNGSLAVSRALGDYDYKCVDGKGATEQLVSPEPEVFEIERSPEDEFVVLACDGIWDVMSNEELCEFVKSRLEVSQDLEKVCNQVLDTCLHKGSRDNMSVVLVCLPNCPKVSEEAVKKDTELDMFLESRVEEIIEKAGEDGIPDLVTVMRNLSSESIPNLPPGGGLASKHSVMEAVYNRLNPHREVDGPSCIIWLPPWGMWQR; this is encoded by the exons ATGGGGGCGTTCCTGGACAAGCCCAAGACTGAGAAGCACAATGCCCACGGCGAGGGCAATGGTCTCCGTTATGGCCTGAGCAGCATGCAGGGCTGGCGGGTGGAGATGGAGGACGCCCACACTGCCACGGTGGGTCTACCCCAGGGCCTGCATGACTGGTCCTTCTTCGCTGTCTACGACGGCCACGCCGGCTCCCGCGTGGCTAACTACGCCTCTAAACACCTGCTGGGGCACATCATCACCCACAGCATGGGTCCCCCGGGCCCTGAGGGTGTCACCCCAGCCCCCGCTGTGGAGACGGTCAAGACGGGAATCCGCACCGGCTTCCTGAAGATCGACGAGCACATGAGGAACTTCTCTGACCTGCGTAATGGCATGGACCGCAGTGGCTCGACGGCCGTGGCCGTGCTGCTCTCGCCAGAGCACCTCTACTTCATCAACTGTGGTGACTCACGGGCCGTGCTCTACCGCAACACACACGTCTGCTTCTCCACGCTGGACCACAAGCCCTGCAACCCACGGGAGAAGGAGAGGATCCAGAACGCAGGTGGCTCGGTAatgattcagagggtgaatggttcCCTGGCCGTGTCCCGGGCCCTGGGAGACTACGACTACAAGTGTGTGGATGGGAAGGGCGCCACGGAGCAGCTGGTGTCCCCAGAACCCGAGGTGTTTGAGATCGAGAGGTCCCCGGAGGATGAGTTTGTGGTGCTGGCCTGCGACGGTATCTGGGACGTGATGAGCAACGAGGAGCTGTGCGAGTTTGTCAAGTCCCGTCTGGAGGTGTCTCAGGACCTGGAGAAGGTCTGCAACCAGGTGCTGGACACCTGCCTGCACAAG GGAAGTCGGGATAACATGAgtgttgtgttggtgtgtttgccAAACTGCCCTAAAGTGTCAGAGGAGGCGGTGAAGAAAGATACAGAGCTGGATATGTTCCTGGAGTCTCGTGTGGAAG agATCATAGAGAAGGCGGGAGAGGATGGTATTCCAGACCTGGTGACGGTCATGAGAAACCTGTCCTCAGAGAGCATCCCCAACCTGCCACCAGGGGGAGGCCTCGCCAGCAA